The Cronobacter sakazakii genome has a window encoding:
- a CDS encoding glycoside hydrolase family 2 protein has translation MKRLACVLFMLTSGAVVAREAPSVPVPASWSLAGGWRAHDGNDATFMGQQGPVRDWRTLPVPSNWYTAGWDHQGVLWYRHEFTLPPLPEDTMATLVFDGVDYYADAWLNQQPLGRHEGYFQRFAYDITEKLQRHNKLAVRVDSPFEDPKTIWPLHKTMVKGVLNQHDTRPGGAWSPRGQDANSGGIWAPVRLHLSRGVTVDNLILRPDFQHGLDKPQLRVEVVYRATQAREVELTLRARPANFSGERFTQKQKVQLEATGSTPQRLTLTLPMENAQLWWPKGYGFPHLYRVSATFNDDKGEMERITSRTGLRQIVEQPDNQGWVLNGKRIFIKGSNYIGSPWLSEMDEKKYRRDLQLVLDMNANAIRVHGHVAGRPLYRMADEMGLMIWQDVPLQWGYKDTPEFADNAARQSLEMTEQFGNSPAIIAWGGHNEPPWNSPWMEKRFPDWHKDLNRVLTERVADALAKDDSRIVHRFSAVEEHYWQGWYFGVTTDVLQPAKTGIITEFGAQALPKLSTLKTIIPADKRWPASTKADDPDWEIWKYHNFQPFQTFGFAKIPRGKNMDEFIHNTQKYQADLVGMAAESYRRQRYQPVTALFHFMFVETWPSINWGVVDYLRQPKAGYYALQRAYQPLLPSIEPVTLNWRAGTPGVVKLWAINDSFSPCDGCTLRWRVKTPGIAGQQESKPMTLPPDSGRQVAQLTFTPSAPGALRIEYEILDAQGKTVGHNFYETTVAP, from the coding sequence ATGAAACGTCTGGCCTGTGTGTTATTCATGCTCACAAGCGGCGCGGTTGTCGCCAGAGAAGCGCCATCGGTGCCGGTGCCCGCCAGCTGGTCGCTCGCGGGCGGCTGGCGCGCCCACGACGGCAATGACGCGACGTTTATGGGCCAGCAAGGCCCGGTGCGCGACTGGCGCACATTACCGGTGCCGTCAAACTGGTATACCGCGGGCTGGGATCATCAGGGCGTGCTCTGGTATCGCCATGAATTTACCCTGCCGCCGTTACCGGAAGATACGATGGCGACGCTGGTGTTTGACGGCGTGGATTACTACGCCGACGCCTGGCTGAACCAACAGCCGCTCGGCAGGCACGAGGGCTATTTCCAGCGTTTCGCATATGACATCACCGAAAAGTTACAACGTCACAATAAGCTGGCGGTGCGCGTTGACAGCCCCTTTGAAGACCCCAAAACTATCTGGCCGCTGCATAAAACGATGGTGAAAGGCGTTTTGAATCAGCACGATACGCGTCCAGGTGGTGCCTGGTCGCCACGCGGTCAGGACGCGAACTCCGGCGGCATTTGGGCGCCGGTGCGGCTGCATCTGAGCCGCGGCGTGACGGTGGATAACCTGATTCTGCGCCCCGATTTCCAGCACGGGCTTGATAAACCACAGCTTCGCGTCGAAGTGGTTTATCGCGCCACGCAGGCGCGCGAGGTGGAGCTAACCCTGCGCGCCCGGCCAGCAAATTTTAGCGGCGAGCGTTTTACACAAAAACAGAAGGTGCAACTTGAGGCGACCGGCAGCACGCCGCAGCGTCTGACGTTGACGCTGCCGATGGAAAACGCGCAGCTCTGGTGGCCGAAAGGCTACGGCTTTCCGCACCTTTACCGCGTCAGCGCGACGTTTAACGACGACAAGGGCGAGATGGAGCGCATTACAAGCCGTACTGGGCTGCGCCAGATTGTCGAGCAGCCGGATAACCAAGGCTGGGTGCTCAACGGTAAACGCATTTTCATTAAGGGCAGCAACTATATCGGCTCGCCGTGGCTTAGCGAGATGGATGAGAAAAAGTACCGGCGCGATCTGCAACTGGTGCTGGATATGAACGCCAACGCCATTCGCGTCCACGGCCACGTGGCGGGCCGCCCGCTCTACCGCATGGCTGATGAAATGGGGCTGATGATCTGGCAGGACGTGCCGCTCCAGTGGGGCTATAAGGACACGCCTGAATTTGCCGATAACGCCGCGCGGCAGAGCCTGGAGATGACGGAGCAGTTCGGCAATTCGCCGGCCATCATCGCCTGGGGCGGTCATAATGAGCCGCCGTGGAACTCGCCGTGGATGGAAAAGCGCTTCCCGGACTGGCATAAGGATCTCAACCGCGTTCTGACGGAACGTGTCGCCGACGCGCTCGCCAAAGACGACAGCCGCATCGTGCACCGTTTCTCGGCGGTGGAAGAACATTACTGGCAAGGCTGGTATTTCGGGGTCACCACGGATGTGCTGCAACCGGCGAAAACCGGCATCATTACGGAATTCGGTGCCCAGGCGCTGCCGAAACTCTCGACGCTGAAAACGATTATCCCTGCCGACAAACGCTGGCCCGCCTCGACAAAAGCGGACGATCCCGACTGGGAAATCTGGAAATACCATAACTTCCAGCCGTTCCAGACCTTCGGATTTGCGAAAATTCCGCGCGGCAAAAATATGGACGAATTTATCCACAACACGCAGAAATACCAGGCCGATTTAGTGGGCATGGCGGCGGAGAGTTATCGTCGCCAGCGCTATCAACCGGTGACCGCCCTGTTCCACTTTATGTTTGTTGAAACCTGGCCGTCGATTAACTGGGGCGTTGTGGACTATCTGCGCCAGCCGAAAGCCGGTTATTACGCGCTGCAACGCGCGTATCAGCCGCTGTTGCCGTCCATCGAGCCGGTGACGCTTAACTGGCGCGCCGGCACGCCCGGAGTGGTTAAATTATGGGCGATAAACGATAGTTTTTCGCCCTGCGACGGGTGTACACTGCGCTGGCGCGTAAAAACGCCCGGCATTGCCGGGCAGCAAGAGAGCAAACCGATGACCCTCCCGCCTGACTCTGGTCGCCAGGTGGCGCAGTTGACGTTCACTCCCTCAGCCCCAGGCGCGCTGCGCATCGAGTACGAAATTCTTGATGCGCAAGGCAAAACGGTTGGCCATAACTTTTATGAAACCACCGTCGCGCCCTGA
- a CDS encoding globin, with product MMLYRDLFDESYSRLFPDDDKQPFFDAFFNRFIHMTPETEQHFAAVEPRLLRNFVYKSFFAMLMVDGVLMVPDFLERLARQQESNGVRLPPNFFAHWRRAILDTVAERDPACDEEVLTAWAMTIAPGLEYMRRQAELHYQPGAVL from the coding sequence ATGATGCTCTATCGGGATCTGTTCGACGAAAGCTACAGCCGGTTGTTTCCGGACGACGATAAACAGCCCTTTTTTGACGCCTTTTTTAACCGCTTTATTCATATGACGCCGGAAACCGAACAGCATTTTGCGGCGGTCGAACCGCGGCTGTTGCGCAACTTCGTCTATAAAAGCTTTTTCGCGATGCTGATGGTGGATGGCGTGCTGATGGTGCCTGATTTTCTGGAGCGCCTGGCGCGCCAGCAGGAGAGCAACGGCGTGCGACTGCCGCCGAACTTCTTCGCCCACTGGCGGCGGGCTATTCTCGATACTGTGGCGGAACGCGACCCGGCGTGCGACGAAGAAGTGCTGACCGCCTGGGCGATGACCATCGCGCCGGGGCTTGAATATATGCGCCGTCAGGCGGAGCTGCATTACCAGCCTGGGGCGGTATTATGA
- a CDS encoding DUF3131 domain-containing protein, giving the protein MSLKSLPLFIRSVACLFLLLGCTVTAQGRGELPANDYPARHGELTEREMKMAKNAWQYFVVNYQPTTGLVNAVNQYPSTTMWDTGSYIGALVAARELGIIDKAEFDRRMLKLLGTLNKLDLFRNQVPNKAYNTITAQKVNYLNKPGEIGFSALDIGRMLIWLQNVKERYPEYSNSVDNIVLGWDFTNVIDPCGTMYGAYLENNQPKYVQEGRLGYEEYGAAGYQLWGFNTCQASRPEPYALADIYCVLVPYDSRDPRRTSQHNYVVTESYLLYGLEMGWDTAKDRDDSPNNYSHPWMKNFADRVYQAQENRYTITGVLTARSEHQLDKSPYFVYDTVFSDGFNWNTITDKGQYVPQAAAVSLKAALGMWVLWDSPYTDRLFTTIENANDPKQGYYEGIYENGDGPINAFTGNNNGIMLEALLFKKQGKLLRFNTNDPKNKNYAPSMWEKKLVDLFEENNSRRNRPFLNMTPGIQNWCQQNGTAIRSKPTCQACQCATCKEDEPVKLPPVTATCLKQ; this is encoded by the coding sequence ATGAGTCTGAAATCTTTGCCCCTGTTTATTCGCAGCGTAGCCTGCCTCTTTTTGCTGCTGGGATGCACTGTCACCGCACAGGGTCGGGGCGAACTGCCCGCGAACGACTATCCGGCGCGTCATGGCGAACTGACCGAGCGCGAAATGAAAATGGCGAAAAACGCCTGGCAATATTTCGTGGTCAACTACCAGCCGACGACCGGGCTGGTCAACGCCGTTAACCAGTATCCGTCCACCACCATGTGGGATACCGGCTCTTATATCGGCGCACTGGTGGCCGCCCGCGAACTGGGGATCATCGACAAAGCGGAATTTGACCGCCGGATGCTAAAGCTGCTCGGCACGCTGAATAAACTCGATCTTTTCCGCAACCAGGTGCCCAACAAAGCCTACAACACCATTACGGCGCAGAAAGTAAACTACCTGAACAAACCGGGCGAAATCGGTTTTTCGGCGCTGGATATTGGCCGCATGCTGATATGGCTTCAGAACGTTAAAGAGCGCTACCCGGAATACAGCAACAGCGTCGACAACATCGTGCTGGGCTGGGATTTCACTAACGTGATAGATCCGTGCGGTACCATGTATGGCGCGTATCTTGAGAACAACCAGCCGAAATATGTTCAGGAAGGCCGTCTCGGGTATGAAGAGTATGGCGCGGCAGGCTATCAACTGTGGGGATTTAACACCTGCCAGGCGAGCCGTCCGGAGCCGTATGCGCTGGCGGACATCTACTGCGTGCTGGTGCCTTATGACTCCCGCGACCCGCGCCGTACCAGCCAGCATAACTATGTGGTGACCGAATCCTACCTGCTTTACGGGCTGGAGATGGGCTGGGATACCGCCAAAGATCGCGACGACAGCCCGAACAACTACTCGCATCCGTGGATGAAAAACTTCGCTGACCGCGTCTATCAGGCGCAGGAGAACCGCTACACCATCACCGGCGTGCTGACCGCACGCTCTGAGCATCAGCTCGATAAATCCCCGTACTTCGTTTACGACACCGTGTTCAGCGACGGCTTTAACTGGAACACCATCACCGACAAGGGCCAGTATGTGCCGCAGGCGGCGGCGGTGTCGCTCAAGGCAGCGCTTGGCATGTGGGTGCTGTGGGATTCACCCTATACCGACCGTCTCTTCACCACCATTGAAAATGCCAACGATCCGAAACAGGGCTATTACGAAGGTATCTATGAGAACGGCGACGGGCCCATTAACGCCTTCACCGGTAACAATAACGGCATCATGCTGGAAGCGCTGCTCTTTAAGAAACAGGGCAAGCTGCTGCGCTTTAACACCAACGATCCAAAAAATAAAAATTACGCCCCGTCCATGTGGGAGAAAAAACTGGTCGATCTGTTTGAGGAGAACAACTCGCGTCGCAACCGCCCGTTCCTCAATATGACGCCTGGCATCCAGAACTGGTGTCAGCAGAACGGCACCGCGATACGCAGCAAACCGACCTGTCAGGCCTGCCAGTGCGCGACCTGTAAAGAGGACGAACCTGTGAAACTGCCACCGGTTACCGCGACATGCTTAAAACAGTAA
- a CDS encoding hybrid sensor histidine kinase/response regulator encodes MNSASLAPALDALPAALLVYDKDERLVAWNAQVSRFYPGIEAHLVEGAALSALAQSFIHAGYQTDSRSRDTLVASLIANCRHDGHCEVRQLQQRRLFIQHQRTADGGIISLHTDISALDNVQNTRQLLHDDFLLAAESIHIGIWDWQVTTDALHLNDAFLNLLGEPRGQLQHTSHFLLSLIHPDDRDLLKSAMQRASEHQMPVFECEIRVQHRSGQWLWMLLSGQIIALTVTGEIERLIGTLQDITRRKEAELISREAANAARAANEAKSAFLANMSHEIRTPMNGILGMTQLCLDTGLNSEQREYLTLVMSSAQSLLHIIDDILDFSKIEAGKIVLHEEYVALRPFIQSLVRPLMPLASEKQIELLVEVDERVPQTLRVDVVRLRQVLTNLLSNALKFTHQGEILLAVAPGPQPGEWRFRVRDSGIGIPPEKQQVIFEAFSQADTSTTRRYGGTGLGLTISARLVAMMGGLLTVTSEANQGSEFSFTLPLQSAAQATPEIPAQTHFNGERVLVVDDNATNRRLMQAMLKQLGLTPVCVSGATGALALLENDSDFPVIVLDAQMPEMDGISLALEISVLPQASRSKIIMLSSMSRDLDLSTLRRTGIAWYLNKPVDQQELARALGEALRPEPARTEQAAPVAPVMPELAHSAPMRILLAEDNPVNQLLAVRLLEKLGHECVTVDNGLLALEAWRGGGFDILLMDLQMPVMDGEAAIRALRQEEAQRGGHQIAIVMTAHAMQGDKERCLAMGFDGYLSKPVALVALADELSRFAPQSAPSPPDGLPDSAQLLAAFDGDMALLKELLGLFSEGFDELAGLLDAALAAGDGEQAHRLAHKLRGEAATFGFDGLTALLQEIESQEPGAPSAQREAWRQALGTQQRRVREFLIQLLEG; translated from the coding sequence ATGAACAGCGCCTCTCTGGCTCCGGCGCTCGACGCGCTGCCCGCCGCCCTGCTGGTTTACGATAAAGACGAACGGCTGGTCGCCTGGAACGCGCAGGTGAGCCGTTTTTACCCCGGCATCGAAGCGCATCTGGTTGAGGGGGCGGCGTTAAGCGCGCTGGCGCAATCCTTTATCCATGCGGGCTATCAGACCGACAGCCGCAGCCGCGACACGCTTGTTGCCTCACTCATCGCTAATTGTCGTCACGATGGCCACTGCGAAGTGCGTCAGTTGCAACAGCGGCGGCTTTTTATTCAGCATCAGCGTACCGCCGACGGCGGCATCATCAGCCTACACACCGATATCAGCGCGCTGGATAACGTGCAGAACACGCGCCAGTTGCTGCATGACGATTTCCTGCTGGCCGCCGAATCGATTCATATTGGCATCTGGGACTGGCAGGTCACGACCGATGCGCTGCATCTCAACGACGCTTTTCTGAATCTGCTCGGCGAGCCGCGCGGTCAGCTACAACATACCAGCCATTTTCTGCTCTCGCTGATCCACCCGGACGACCGGGATCTGCTGAAAAGCGCGATGCAGCGCGCCAGCGAACACCAGATGCCGGTGTTTGAGTGCGAGATCCGCGTGCAGCATCGCAGCGGCCAGTGGCTGTGGATGCTGCTCTCGGGGCAGATCATCGCGCTCACCGTCACCGGCGAGATTGAGCGCCTGATTGGCACCCTTCAGGATATCACCCGGCGCAAAGAGGCGGAGTTGATTTCACGCGAGGCGGCCAACGCCGCGCGCGCCGCGAATGAGGCCAAAAGCGCGTTTCTTGCCAACATGAGCCATGAGATCCGCACGCCCATGAACGGCATTCTCGGCATGACGCAGCTCTGTCTCGATACGGGTTTAAACAGCGAACAGCGGGAATACCTGACGCTGGTGATGAGCTCCGCGCAGTCGCTGCTGCATATCATCGACGACATTCTCGATTTCTCGAAAATCGAGGCGGGCAAAATCGTCCTGCATGAAGAGTATGTGGCGCTGCGGCCGTTTATACAGTCGCTGGTGCGCCCGCTGATGCCGCTTGCGAGCGAAAAGCAGATAGAGCTGCTGGTCGAGGTGGATGAGCGTGTACCGCAGACGCTGCGTGTCGATGTTGTGCGTCTGCGCCAGGTGCTGACCAACCTGCTTAGCAACGCGCTCAAATTCACGCATCAGGGCGAAATCCTGCTGGCTGTAGCGCCTGGCCCGCAGCCTGGCGAATGGCGCTTTCGGGTGCGCGACAGCGGCATCGGCATCCCGCCGGAAAAACAGCAGGTGATTTTTGAGGCCTTTAGCCAGGCAGATACCTCCACGACCCGCCGCTACGGCGGCACGGGGCTCGGGCTTACGATCTCCGCGCGGCTGGTGGCGATGATGGGCGGGCTGCTGACCGTCACCAGTGAAGCGAATCAGGGCAGCGAATTTAGCTTCACCCTGCCGCTGCAAAGCGCGGCGCAGGCGACGCCGGAAATCCCTGCGCAAACGCATTTCAACGGCGAGCGGGTGCTGGTGGTGGATGATAACGCCACTAACCGCCGTCTGATGCAGGCGATGCTGAAACAGCTTGGCTTAACCCCGGTCTGCGTTTCCGGGGCGACGGGCGCGCTGGCGCTGCTTGAAAATGACAGCGATTTCCCGGTGATCGTCCTTGATGCCCAGATGCCGGAAATGGACGGCATTTCGCTGGCGCTGGAGATTTCCGTGCTCCCGCAGGCGTCGCGCAGCAAAATTATTATGCTCAGCTCAATGAGCCGCGATCTCGATCTCTCCACGCTGCGCCGTACCGGCATCGCCTGGTATCTCAATAAGCCGGTCGATCAGCAGGAGCTGGCGCGTGCGCTCGGCGAGGCGCTGCGCCCGGAACCCGCCAGAACTGAGCAGGCCGCGCCCGTAGCGCCCGTGATGCCGGAACTGGCACACAGCGCGCCAATGCGCATTTTGCTGGCGGAAGATAACCCCGTGAACCAGTTGCTGGCGGTGCGCCTGCTGGAAAAACTCGGCCATGAGTGCGTCACGGTGGATAACGGCCTGCTGGCGCTGGAGGCCTGGCGCGGCGGCGGCTTTGATATTCTCCTGATGGATTTGCAGATGCCGGTCATGGACGGCGAAGCGGCGATCCGCGCGCTGCGTCAGGAAGAGGCGCAGCGCGGCGGCCATCAGATAGCGATTGTAATGACAGCTCACGCCATGCAGGGCGATAAAGAGCGCTGCCTCGCGATGGGCTTTGATGGCTATCTCTCAAAACCGGTGGCGCTGGTCGCGCTCGCCGACGAACTCTCACGCTTTGCCCCGCAAAGCGCCCCGTCGCCGCCTGATGGCCTGCCGGACAGCGCGCAGCTGCTGGCCGCGTTCGACGGCGATATGGCGCTGTTAAAAGAGTTGCTCGGGCTCTTTTCCGAAGGATTTGACGAGCTGGCCGGGTTGCTTGATGCCGCGCTTGCCGCAGGCGACGGCGAGCAGGCGCACCGGCTGGCGCATAAGCTTCGCGGCGAAGCGGCGACGTTCGGCTTTGACGGGCTGACTGCGCTGCTGCAGGAGATAGAAAGCCAGGAGCCTGGCGCGCCATCGGCGCAGCGCGAGGCGTGGCGTCAGGCGCTCGGGACGCAGCAGCGTCGCGTGCGTGAATTCCTGATTCAACTGCTGGAGGGATGA
- a CDS encoding DUF3131 domain-containing protein, translating into MKVSSALLSARSYITILVGFLIGFAVVVWVERQMPTRVESSSGMTLSDDFPPLPDARPLTFDEAIWARVAWQYFVNNSRPDGLVNAQDGAPWFSLWSTGSYLLAAVSAYRLDVITRDEFDERISQALFALGELPLTPDGLPAAYYRGDKQEILGKPESSAIGVGRLLMALQVLLWHYPQHAPAVKALLSHWHLDALFVQAKNTNAALAVRHWVIPTDEPRDSFGYRTYASHTLRFINTTGGLAVTQPPEGQSMIDIDGIMVPDEGLRTPWGKQPSLVSLPWLLTGLELGFDAQSGEVAWRIMQIQQRRHSLRVRKPPISTDYAEQAPDFATAIPERQPQRAPGETAYDKAAPERTAITSTRSAFAWYALFRNGWSEALRQQVQPLLVPGKGWQRGLNLNNSVNNVIDADTNAVVLESLAYIAGGQLLCLGCQHTPSTATASAGVTP; encoded by the coding sequence ATGAAAGTCTCCAGTGCGCTGCTTAGCGCGCGCAGTTATATCACCATTCTGGTGGGATTTCTGATCGGGTTCGCGGTGGTGGTCTGGGTGGAGCGCCAGATGCCGACGCGCGTGGAGAGCAGCAGCGGCATGACGCTAAGCGACGATTTTCCGCCGCTGCCCGATGCCCGCCCGCTCACCTTTGATGAAGCGATTTGGGCGCGTGTGGCCTGGCAATATTTCGTTAATAACAGCCGCCCCGACGGGCTGGTGAACGCTCAGGACGGCGCGCCGTGGTTCAGCCTCTGGAGCACCGGCAGTTATCTGCTGGCGGCAGTGTCGGCCTACCGGCTGGACGTGATCACCCGTGACGAATTTGACGAACGCATCAGCCAGGCGCTGTTCGCGCTGGGCGAACTGCCGCTGACGCCGGACGGCCTGCCTGCCGCGTATTACCGCGGCGATAAACAGGAGATTTTAGGCAAGCCGGAAAGCAGCGCGATTGGCGTCGGACGGTTACTGATGGCGCTTCAGGTTTTGCTGTGGCACTACCCGCAGCATGCCCCTGCCGTAAAAGCGCTGCTCTCGCACTGGCATCTCGACGCGCTGTTTGTGCAGGCGAAAAATACCAACGCGGCGCTGGCGGTACGCCACTGGGTTATCCCAACCGACGAGCCGCGCGACAGCTTTGGCTATCGCACTTACGCAAGCCATACGCTGCGTTTTATTAATACCACCGGCGGGCTTGCCGTCACGCAGCCGCCGGAGGGTCAGAGCATGATCGACATCGACGGGATCATGGTGCCGGATGAAGGGCTGCGCACACCGTGGGGCAAACAGCCCTCGCTGGTGAGTCTCCCCTGGCTGTTAACCGGGCTTGAGCTTGGCTTTGACGCGCAGAGTGGCGAAGTCGCGTGGCGCATCATGCAAATCCAGCAGCGCCGTCACAGCCTGCGGGTGCGCAAGCCGCCCATCAGCACGGATTATGCTGAACAGGCGCCCGATTTCGCCACCGCTATCCCTGAACGCCAGCCTCAGCGTGCGCCGGGCGAAACGGCGTATGACAAAGCCGCGCCGGAGCGCACCGCCATTACCTCGACCCGCTCCGCCTTCGCCTGGTATGCGCTCTTTCGCAACGGCTGGAGCGAAGCGCTGCGCCAGCAGGTACAGCCGCTACTGGTGCCGGGTAAAGGCTGGCAACGTGGTCTGAATTTGAATAACAGCGTGAATAACGTAATTGATGCCGACACCAACGCGGTGGTGCTGGAGAGCCTTGCCTATATTGCGGGCGGGCAACTGCTCTGTCTGGGATGCCAGCACACGCCTTCCACCGCCACTGCTTCTGCGGGAGTTACGCCATGA
- a CDS encoding DUF3131 domain-containing protein — protein sequence MLKTVSRLLLILAVLGVALAWLLLRDDRAGWRWFSHGGWHTTARISTLTPQEREWAAIAWRYFENNTQDATGLVNGSDKRPVVSLWQIGDSLIALTAARELNLIDEKIFDERLTRLLGTLNRLPLTPRQTPNRLYSTWSPTMVDFTGKPGVMGWSARDMARLMLALRLVAQYHPQYSEYLERVVMRWNFCPVIDKDGTLYAAQMQNGLLTPRDEIRLGESEYAAAGFSLWGFQPTKAWGPPSQNVILYDRALPVDARDPRTTWQPSLITTLPYTLPGLEFGWEVPGVDRAQIDNLRERAKLVYLSQESRWQQENILTARADFSTSAAPWHASDTVWANGYPWNTLGDDGKEYPRLAQVSTKAVFSLWVLWDTPYTDALMQATRLMYDEKRGWYEGRVEATGDYNRSLTLSTNATVLEALFYKANGGPLLASDAPAPGSYFSRRLSDVFNPLRQCLPGESRPEVRP from the coding sequence ATGCTTAAAACAGTAAGCCGCCTGCTGCTTATCCTCGCCGTGCTGGGCGTGGCGCTCGCCTGGCTGTTGCTTCGCGACGATCGCGCGGGCTGGCGCTGGTTCTCGCACGGGGGCTGGCACACCACCGCGCGCATTAGCACGCTCACGCCGCAGGAGCGCGAATGGGCCGCCATCGCCTGGCGTTATTTTGAAAACAATACCCAGGACGCCACGGGTCTCGTGAACGGGAGCGACAAACGCCCCGTCGTGTCCCTCTGGCAGATAGGCGATTCACTGATTGCGCTGACGGCCGCGCGCGAGCTGAATCTGATAGACGAAAAAATTTTCGATGAGCGCCTGACACGTCTGCTCGGCACGCTTAATCGCCTGCCGCTCACCCCTCGTCAGACGCCAAACCGCCTCTATTCCACGTGGTCTCCCACGATGGTGGATTTCACCGGCAAACCGGGCGTGATGGGCTGGTCGGCGCGCGATATGGCGCGGCTGATGCTGGCGCTGCGTCTGGTGGCGCAGTATCACCCGCAGTACAGCGAATATCTGGAACGCGTGGTGATGCGCTGGAATTTCTGCCCGGTCATCGATAAAGACGGCACGCTTTACGCCGCGCAGATGCAAAACGGACTGCTGACACCGCGCGATGAAATTCGGCTTGGCGAAAGCGAATACGCCGCCGCGGGCTTCAGCCTGTGGGGATTCCAGCCCACAAAAGCCTGGGGGCCGCCGTCGCAGAATGTGATTCTCTATGACCGCGCGCTGCCGGTGGACGCCCGCGATCCGCGCACGACCTGGCAGCCGTCGCTTATCACCACGCTGCCCTATACGCTGCCGGGGCTCGAATTTGGCTGGGAAGTGCCGGGCGTCGATCGCGCGCAAATAGATAACCTGCGCGAGCGCGCGAAGCTTGTGTATCTCTCCCAGGAGAGCCGCTGGCAGCAGGAGAATATTCTCACCGCCCGCGCCGATTTCAGTACCAGCGCCGCGCCGTGGCACGCTTCGGACACCGTCTGGGCGAATGGCTACCCCTGGAATACCCTCGGCGATGACGGCAAAGAGTACCCGCGCCTCGCCCAGGTTTCCACCAAAGCGGTTTTTTCGCTGTGGGTCTTGTGGGATACCCCGTACACCGACGCGCTGATGCAGGCGACACGCCTGATGTATGACGAAAAACGCGGCTGGTACGAAGGGCGCGTCGAGGCAACCGGCGACTACAACCGCTCGCTGACGCTTTCCACCAACGCCACTGTCCTTGAAGCGCTGTTCTATAAAGCGAACGGCGGCCCGCTGCTGGCAAGCGACGCCCCCGCGCCCGGCAGCTATTTCAGCCGCCGTCTGAGTGACGTGTTCAACCCCCTGCGCCAGTGCCTGCCTGGCGAAAGCCGCCCGGAGGTTCGCCCATGA